One genomic region from Osmerus mordax isolate fOsmMor3 chromosome 4, fOsmMor3.pri, whole genome shotgun sequence encodes:
- the lrrk2 gene encoding leucine-rich repeat serine/threonine-protein kinase 2 isoform X1 encodes MKDKEELEETLKKLLVRLKNLEEGKQLSTLVQIIEDLIFLAHTDGCAAELFEDKAVQGPLIVVLSFYSNSKRVQQAGWSLLCRLIEICPGTLDQLTKPLEAGKDWEVLGVHQQILKVLSQHSRDCRTMMVGLRTLALLLQSDIIKLLVLDAEEDVFDLIVGAMKEFSSSEEVQLQGFRALQLLLEQVSDDHLVEFVENKDHSVVLAALLSSQASEDLLLQAMKVLLPLAGPASNVEILMSGGARCYSVVAGAMDSHPALEPLQEVGCQLIRKFTAVCYYNILVLNGVHRVLVRASVTYPENTTLQAAALSCLAELTGTIMESKVVVQQGLDEGEEEQVGGQVEVDGMDLCWMKACCTALELHAADSTVQEAACWAIHNLLLHGSGLDYSIVDQENRAPVHRQVMAAMLLHSSSVRVFQAAACALGTLITFNPKMQSLLLSNGLHVNVVEMMKRHLNSPEVSASGCQLLHLLFRGRTANLDEMNMAMNQILAAMKVHNFQPEVQVEALRASLVFLCPDRCLREHGVSVEDPDTVDVSLRVLKNQCVVEGAHTIYLEALNRFIGCSAVQENGLRVLSALADCSGAVDLLCQQGAIDTVLHTLQMFPQEQEIHYWGLNLLCCLVSKKKLSRMIVPVLASVLVTSLIEYKDYPEMLLKGFQVALRMLDACSGAAGDLQKEDFDRQVFQQLRDGPSDLYSNPLRKAACLALSKMASEADLRYSMLEKACEDGDEVMAECLIQLGADVNRKPKTESLIYQVCEKGGPLALVELLLSRGIHEQHLRSALAASMRRGDGPAIILLLGCLGLDRHNGALCLGGFRLGHLDAAWLGPLLVDRGRARSLRDHNSKGTRLGQYVCSFQRIKSTPGPLRSLADPCLTSGYMSDESDDSSFVSLEDSLVFYDDMESDGSDSLSLALKSPNDSSEEWRAGSFKKKQSRRRHASAEAGLSEVEPGEPHRRYGRTGSNHKRVYSPVLGSGDNSASPIGERERIRLLDLSGNELESVSCLMDRGFVQQQLEHLTRLDLSQNSLSEFPSTLCESLMSLTRLDLQGNQLQSLPVELLALPSLSTLNVSRNSVGPLLTLDPALTCPSLRQLNLSFNQITTFPQQLGRAMVRLEELFLEGNRMSEISTPLCLPEMKIIDVSKNSVESISSNFLSGCPKLESFNASNNKLNSLSLLPSKIATLKLSNNSFSYIPNDVLNLPNLRSVDMRTNNIQVLPGPGAWASVNLRELIFSQNHIEALDLSGPVHKWARLEKLHLSHNKLTEIPPQMGQLEELTSLDVSHNGGLRSFPDEMGRLGRLWDLPLEGLRLHLDLKHIGNKTKDIVRFLQQRLKKAVPYHRMKLIVVGNAGSGKTTLIRQLMKLKRSQQTSQRTTAGIDVCDWTIRDRDRRNMVLNVWDFTGGEEFSGSHPHFLTPRALYLVVYDVSKGAAQVESLKPWLFNIKAVAPLSPVILVGTHVDESVEAQLQACLERIREELLQRHGFHVVRDHHMVSVLEDLDAVAKLRKAIAREVTGFKMQGQPVMGQLVPESYVELERRVLQERARAPAEFPVLQHQALLRLIQDSPLEEAELPHAIHFLSEAGVLLYFDDPALQLRELYFIDPQWLCDIISQKLTVKSSGSWEHPKGVVQRSLVEKLLSESKCFPMNYLTQYLKLLEKFQIALPFGVDQLLVPSSLPKSRPVIELPHCENSEVIVRLYEMPYFPMGYWSRQINRLLEVSSYLLRGRERALKPNRIYWRRGIYLSWSPEAYCLVEASSLEGSSASFVKITVPCSRKGHVLLGQVTDHMDSLLEEWFPGLLATDMHGSGETLLKKWALYSYEDGQDWSKMLLEDLFNHMENDCLLVNPDDPHCVLPISQIAPDLILSDQPAETMLHNEELDFSKENPLGDGGFGTVYRGVYKNEEVAVKVFNKHASKIYIHRLLRQELAVLGRLHHPSLVALLAAGSAPQALVMELAPRGSLDSLFEHENGSLNRKLQHRIALQVADGLRYLHSSMIIYRDLKPHNILLFNLKTDSEIIAKITDYGIAQYCCSMGVRTSEGTPGFRAPEVARGNVIYNQQADIFSFGLLIYDLLTCGERISDGMKFPSEFDEMAVRGKLPDPVTHYGCCPWPGFQTLMNDCMKESPQNRPTSAQVFDRLNSGEMLCLMRELVVSQAPNAECFTVGAPSGGDQVKVWVAGGSSTQRIGCISEVDLDTHTVTDQLQIDTSPVLCLVALQVPGKACDWLVAGTQAGTLVVINTQDISSCHHLQSVTDAVTSLFFHSHPQLNKNYLLVGTADGVLTVYEESALQQENGRPVKSVNIGNVNTPLVCLGQSAHSLDRSTVWAGCGTRVLSLSVDYDIWRTINTKPNFTHHLQRTASSEACVSRVVVEKHVYLSKAGGQTVEVWDKKSERMVDCIDCFQLIRHGSSRRPTQGYPEMPPWACVKALMVQPGASLWIATRGGYLLLLELSNHQALQVMSPHCQSVRGMACALIETLNRDDVVLVLGRRFSQGRSQSGGDESVLMVWNSALPREVKDLKKHCEKREEIAAKMREQLHD; translated from the exons ATGAAGGACAAGGAAGAACTGGAGGAGACTCTAAAGAAACTGTTAGTGAGATTGAAAAATCTTGAAGAAGGAAAGCAGTTAAGTACGCTGGTTCAAATCATCGAAGACCTTATTTTCCTGGCCCATACAGATGGATGTG CAGCTGAACTGTTCGAAGACAAAGCGGTTCAGGGGCCTCTTATTGTTGTACTGTCATTTTACAGTAACAGTAAAAGAGTGCAGCAG GCAGGATGGTCCTTGCTTTGTCGGCTAATAGAAATATGTCCTGGCACCTTAGACCAGTTGACCAAGCCTCTGGAAGCAGGGAAAGACTGGGAGGTATTGGGTGTGCACCA GCAGATCCTGAAGGTGCTTTCCCAACACAGCAGAGACTGCCGGACGATGATGGTGGGGCTCAGAACActggctctcctcctccaatcag ACATCATCAAGCTGTTGGTTCTAGATGCTGAGGAGGATGTCTTTGACCTGATTGTGGGCGCTATGAAGGAGTTTTCCTCCAGCGAAGAAGTTCAACTTCAAGGTTTCCGTGCTCTGCAGCTGTTGTTGGAACAAG TGAGCGATGACCACCTGGTGGAGTTTGTGGAGAACAAGGACCACAGTGTGGTTCTAGCAGCACTCCTGAGTTCCCAGGCCAGTGAAGACCTGCTTCTACAGGCCATGAAGGTTCTGCTCCCTCTGGCAGGACCCG CCAGCAACGTGGAGATCCTCATGTCCGGGGGAGCACGTTGTTACAGTGTTGTGGCGGGAGCCATGGACTCTCACCCAGCACTGGAGCCTCTGCAGGAAGTTGGTTGCCAATTAATCAGGAAGTTCACCGCAG TGTGTTACTACAATATCCTGGTGCTGAACGGTGTGCATAGAGTCCTGGTGAGGGCTAGTGTGACCTACCCAGAGAACACTACCCTGCAGGccgctgccctctcctgtctggccgaACTCA CCGGGACGATCATGGAGAGTAAGGTGGTGGTCCAGCAGGGtctggatgagggagaggaggagcaggttggagggcaggtggaggtggacgGCATGGACCTGTGCTGGATGAAGGCTTGCTGCACAGCCCTGGAGCTCCACGCAGCAGATTCCACCGTCCAG GAAGCTGCATGTTGGGCCATTCACAACCTGTTACTACATGGGAGTGGACTAGATTATTCCATAGTGGACCAGGAAAATAG GGCGCCTGTCCACAGACAGGTAATGGCTGCCATGctgctccactcctcctctgtcAGGGTGTTCCAGGCTGCCGCCTGTGCCTTGGGCACGCTCATCACATTTAACC CTAAAATGCAGTCTCTGCTGTTGTCCAATGGTCTCCATGTCAACGTGGTGGAGATGATGAAGAGACACTTGAATTCTCCAGAAGTTTCCGCCAGCGGCTGTCAGCTGCTGCATCTGCTGTTCAGGGGAAG GACTGCCAATCTGGATGAGATGAACATGGCCATGAATCAGATCCTGGCGGCCATGAAGGTCCATAACTTCCAGCCTGAGGTCCAGGTGGAGGCCTTGCGAGCCAGCCTGGTCTTCCTCTGCCCAG accGGTGCCTGCGGGAGCATGGTGTCTCTGTGGAAGATCCAGACACTGTGGATGTCTCTCTGAGGGTGCTGAAGAACCAGTGTGTGGTGGAAGGGGCTCACACCATCTACCTGGAGGCCCTCAACAGG TTCATCGGCTGCTCAGCTGTCCAGGAGAATGGTCTGAGGGTTTTGTCTGCCCTTGCTGATTGCTCCGGTGCAGTGGACCTGCTCTGCCAGCAGGGGGCCATAGACACGGTGCTGCACACACTACAGATGTTTCCCCAGGAACAAG AAATACACTACTGGGGTTTGAACCTACTCTGCTGCCTGGTGTCTAAGAAGAAGCTATCAAGAATGATCGTCCCTGTCCTGGCCTCGGTCCTTGTCACCTCCCTCATAGAGTACAAGGACTACCCCGAGATGCTGTTGAAG GGTTTCCAGGTGGCTCTGCGCATGCTGGACGCCTGTTCAGGGGCGGCGGGGGACCTGCAGAAGGAGGACTTTGATCGGCAGGTCTTCCAGCAGCTCAGAGACGGCCCTTCTGACCTGTACAGCAACCCG ctgcGCAAGGCGGCGTGCCTGGCCctgtccaagatggcgtccgAGGCCGACCTGAGGTACAGCATGCTGGAGAAGGCATGCGAGGACGGGGACGAGGTCATGGCTGAGTGTCTCATCCAGCTGGGCGCGGACGTCAACAGGAAGCCCAAGACCGAATCCCTCATATACCAG GTGTGCGAGAAGGGCGGGCCCCTGGCCCTGGTTGAGCTGCTGCTGAGCCGTGGCATCCACGAGCAGCACCTTCGGAGCGCGCTGGCTGCCAGCATGCGGAGAGGAGACGGGCCCGCCATCATCCTCCTGCTGGGCTGCCTGGGGCTGGACCGCCACAACGGCGCCCTCTGTCTGGGCGGCTTCAGGCTCGGACACCTGGACGCCGCCTGGCTCGGCCCCCTGCTGGTGGACCGGGGGAGAGCACGGAGCCTGCGCGACCACAACA GTAAAGGTACACGTCTGGGCCAGTACGTGTGCTCCTTCCAAAGAATCAAAAGCACCCCTGGTCCTCTTAGGTCACTAGCTGACCCCTGTCTGACCTCTGGCTACATGTCGGACGAGAGCGATGACTCCAGCTTCGTCTCCCTGGAAGACAGCTTGGTGTTCTACGATGACATGGAAAGCGATG GAAGTGATTCCCTGTCTTTAGCCCTTAAGTCACCCAACGACTCATCAGAAGAGTGGAGAGCAGGATCTTTCAAGAAGAAACAGAGCCGTCGCAGACATGCTAGTGCAGAG GCTGGCCTGTCTGAGGTTGAGCCTGGGGAGCCTCACAGGAGATATGGCAGGACTGGCTCCAACCATAAAA GAGTCTACTCCCCAGTGTTGGGGTCAGGGGATAATTCTGCCTCCCCgattggggaaagagagaggatccgGCTGCTGGACCTATCAGGGAATGAGCTGGAGTCTGTGTCCTGCCTGATGGACAGGGGTTTTGTCCAACAGCAGCTGGAGCACCTGACTCGCCTGGACCTGAGCCAGAACAGCCTGTCAGAGTTCCCATCCACGCTGTGTGAG AGCTTGATGAGTTTGACCCGTCTGGATCTCCAAGGTAACCAGCTCCAGTCCTTGCCAGTCGAACTTCTCGCCTTGCCCTCGCTGAGCACGCTCAATGTGTCCCGCAACTCTGTGGGTCCTcttctgacccttgaccccgcaCTGACCTGCCCATCGCTACGGCAGCTCAACTTGTCCTTCAACCAAATCACCACCTTCCCTCAACAGCTGGGCAGAGCCATGGTGCGACTGGAAGAGCTGTTTCTGGAAGG GAACAGAATGAGTGAGATAAGTActcctctgtgtctgcctgagATGAAAATTATTGACGTGAGCAAGAACAGCGTGGAGAGCATCTCCTCCAACTTCCTGTCTGGCTGCCCCAAGCTCGAGAGCTTCAACGCCTCCAATAACAAACTCA ATTCCTTGTCACTCCTCCCCTCAAAAATAGCAACGCTGAAACTATCCAATAACAGTTTCAGCTACATTCCAAATGATGTGCTCAATCTTCCAAA TTTGCGTTCGGTGGACATGAGGACCAACAACATCCAGGTTCTACCCGGCCCGGGTGCGTGGGCTTCGGTAAACCTGCGTGAACTGATTTTCAGTCAGAACCATATTGAAGCTTTGGACCTCAGTGGGCCCGTGCACAAGTGGGCCAGACTGGAGAAACTCCACCTGAGTCACAACAAGCTTACCGAG ATCCCCCCTCAGATGggccagctggaggagctgacCTCACTGGACGTGAGCCACAACGGGGGCCTGCGCTCCTTCCCTGACGAGATGGGCCGGCTGGGCCGGCTGTGGGACCTCCCCCTGGAGGGCCTGCGCCTCCATCTGGACCTCAAACACATCGGCAACAAGACCAAGGACATCGTCAG GTTCCTGCAGCAGCGCCTGAAGAAGGCCGTGCCGTACCACCGCATGAAACTCATCGTCGTGGGGAATGCCGGGAGCGGCAAGACCACCCTCATCCGGCAGCTCATGAAGCTCAAGCGCTCCCAGCAGACGTCGCAGCGGACCACGGCAGGCATCGACGTCTGCGACTGGACCATCCGGGACCGCGACAGAAGGAACATGGTCCTCAATGTGTGGGACTTCACCG GTGGGGAGGAGTTTAGCGGCTCCCACCCCCACTTCCTGACCCCCAGGGCGCTCTACCTGGTGGTGTACGATGTAAGCAAGGGCGCCGCCCAGGTGGAATCGCTCAAACCCTGGCTGTTCAACATCAAA GCGGTGGCCCCGCTGTCGCCCGTCATCCTGGTGGGCACCCACGTGGACGAGAGCGTGGAGGCCCAGCTGCAGGCCTGCCTGGAGCGGATCCGGGAGGAGCTGCTGCAGCGCCACGGCTTCCACGTGGTCAGGGACCACCACATGGTGTCTGTGCTGGAGGACCTCGACGCCGTGGCGAAGCTGCGCAAGGCCATCGCTCGGGAGGTGACCGGCTTCAAG atgcAGGGCCAGCCGGTGATGGGGCAGCTGGTCCCAGAAAGCTACGTGGAGCTGGAGCGGAGAGTGTTGCAGGAGAGGGCCCGGGCCCCCGCGGAGTTCCCCGTCCTCCAGCACCAGGCCCTGCTGCGGCTCATCCAGGACAGCCCcctggaggaggcggagctgcCACACGCCATCCACTTCCTCAGCGAGGccg GTGTCCTCCTGTACTTTGACGATCCTGCCCTCCAGCTTAGAGAGCTGTACTTCATCGACCCGCAGTGGCTTTGCGACATCATCTCGCAG AAACTGACCGTGAAGAGCTCAGGGTCCTGGGAGCACCCCAAGGGAGTTGTCCAGCGCTCGCTGGTGGAGAAGCTCTTGTCTGAGAGCAAGTGTTTCCCCATGAACTATCTGACCCAGTACCTCAAACTCCTGGAGAAGTTCCAGATCGCCCTGCCCTTTGGGGTCGACCAGCTTCTAGTACCCAGCAG cCTTCCCAAGTCCAGGCCGGTGATAGAGCTGCCCCACTGTGAGAACTCGGAGGTGATTGTGCGCCTGTATGAGATGCCCTACTTCCCCATGGGCTACTGGTCACGCCAGATCAACCGTCTACTGGAGGTCTCCTCTTACTTGCTGCGTGGCAGAG agagggCTCTTAAGCCCAACAGGATCTACTGGAGGAGAGGCATCTACCTGAGCTGGTCTCCAGAGGCCTACTGCCTGGTGGAGGCCAGCTCTCTGGAGGGAAGCTCCGCCAGCTTCGTCAAGATCACAGTGCCCTGCTCACGCAAAG GTCACGTGCTGCTGGGCCAGGTGACGGACCACATGGACTCCCTGCTGGAGGAGTGGTTCCCTGGCCTGCTGGCCACGGACATGCACGGCAGCGGGGAGACCCTGCTGAAGAAGTGGGCCCTGTACAGCTACGAGGACGGCCAGGACTGGAGCAAGATGCTGCTGGAGGATCTGTTCAACCACATGGAGAACG ACTGTCTGCTGGTGAACCCAGACGACCCTCACTGCGTCCTGCCCATCTCTCAGATCGCCCCAGACCTCATCCTGAGCGACCAGCCGGCAGAAACCATGCTCCACAACGAGGAGCTTGACTTCTCCAAGGAGAACCCACTGG GGGATGGCGGTTTTGGGACTGTCTACCGGGGAGTCTACAAAAACGAAGAAGTTGCGGTGAAGGTTTTCAACAAGCATGCGTCTAAGATCTACATCCACCGCTTGCTACGACAG GAGTTGGCAGTGCTCGGCCGCCTCCACCACCCCAGCTTGGTGGCCCTTCTGGCAGCCGGCTCGGCCCCCCAAGCCCTGGTGATGGAGCTGGCCCCTCGCGGCTCCCTGGACTCCCTGTTCGAGCATGAGAACGGCAGTCTCAACCGCAAGTTACAGCACCGCATCGCCCTGCAAGTGGCTGACGGACTCCG ATACCTGCATTCCTCTATGATCATCTACCGCGACCTGAAGCCCCACAACATCCTTCTCTTCAACCTCAAGACGGACTCTGAGATCATCGCCAAGATCACAGACTACGGCATCGCCCAGTACTGCTGCAGCATGGGTGTGCGCACCTCCGAAGGAACCCCAG GTTTCAGGGCTCCAGAGGTCGCCCGGGGCAATGTGATCTACAATCAACAGGCGGACATCTTCTCCTTCGGCCTGCTGATTTACGACCTGCTGACGTGCGGCGAACGCATCTCGGACGGCATGAAGTTCCCCAGCGAGTTTGACGAGATGGCCGTGCGGGGGAAGTTACCAG ACCCTGTGACGCACTACGGCTGCTGTCCGTGGCCCGGCTTCCAGACCCTGATGAATGACTGCATGAAAGAGAGTCCCCAAAACAGACCTACCTCTGCACAG GTGTTTGACAGGCTGAACTCGGGGGAGATGCTGTGTttgatgagggagctggtgGTGAGCCAGGCGCCCAATGCGGAGTGTTTCACCGTGGGGGCGCCCAGCGGTGGAGACCAGGTCAAGGTCTGGGTGGCTGGGGGTAGCAGCACCCAGAGAATAGGCTGCATCTCTGAGGTGGACCTGGACACCCACACTGTCACCGACCAG CTTCAGATCGACACCAGTCCCGTCCTATGCCTGGTGGCGCTCCAAGTCCCCGGCAAGGCCTGCGATTGGCTGGTGGCAGGCACCCAGGCTGGAACCCTGGTGGTCATCAACACCCAGGACATATCATCATGCCACCACCTACAAAGTGTCACAGATGCTGTGACCTCGCTGTTTTTCCACTCTCATCCTCAGCtaaa caAGAATTACTTGCTAGTCGGAACCGCAGATGGAGTTCTGACGGTTTATGAAGAGTCTGCTCTCCAG cAGGAGAACGGGAGGCCGGTCAAAAGCGTCAACATCGGGAATGTCAACACCCCCCTCGTGTGTCTGGGTCAGTCGGCCCACTCCCTGGACAGGAGCACGGTGTGGGCAGGCTGTGGGACCagagtcctgtctctctctgtagactACGACATCTGGAGGACCATCAACACGAAGCCCAACTTCACCCACCA ttTGCAGAGGACAGCGAGCAGCGAGGCGTGTGTGTCACGTGTGGTGGTGGAGAAGCACGTGTACTTGAGCAAAGCCGGGGGCCAGACCGTGGAGGTTTGGGACAAGAAGAGTGAGAGGATGGTGGACTGCATCGACTGTTTCCAGCtaatcag ACACGGCTCCAGTCGGAGGCCCACGCAGGGCTACCCTGAGATGCCTCCCTGGGCTTGTGTCAAGGCTCTCATGGTGCAGCCCGGGGCCAGCCTGTGGATCGCCACCAGGGGGGGGTACCTGCTCCTGTTGGAACTGTCGAACCACCAGGCGCTGCAAGTCATGAGCCCCCACTGCCAGTCTGTCCGCGGCATGGCCTGCGCGCTCATAG AGACACTGAACCgtgatgatgtggtcctggttTTGGGGCGAAGGTTTTCCCAGGGTAGGAGTCAGAGTG GAGGAGACGAGTCGGTGCTGATGGTCTGGAACAGTGCCCTTCCACGGGAGGTGAAGGATCTGAAGAAACACtgtgagaagagggaggagatcgCAGCCAAGATGAGAGAGCAGCTCCACGACTGA